The Stutzerimonas stutzeri RCH2 genomic interval CGATATCGCCGACGATCTGCTCCAGCACGTCCTCGATGGTCACCAGGCCCGCGACGCCGCCGTATTCGTCGATGACGATGGCCATGTGGTTGTGGTTGGCGCGGAACTCGCGCAGCAGGACGTTGAGACGCTTGGACTCCGGCACGAAGGTGGCCGGGCGCAGCAGATCCTTGATGTCGAAATTCTGCTGATCCTCCTTGAGGATCAATGGCAGCAGATCCTTGGCCAGCAGCACGCCGATCACTTCGTCCAGGCTTTCACCGACGACCGGATAGCGCGAATGCGCGGCGGCGATGATGGCCGGGAGGAATTCGCGTGGCGACTGATCGGCCCGGATGCTGATGACCTGCGAGCGCGGCACCATGATGTCGCGTACCTGCAGGTCGGCGACCTGGATGGCGCCTTCGACGATGGCCAGTGCTTCGTTGTCGAGCAGCTTGTTCTGAT includes:
- a CDS encoding HlyC/CorC family transporter; the encoded protein is MSEDRSISGQKTWLERITQAFAHEPKNRQELLEVLREAHQNKLLDNEALAIVEGAIQVADLQVRDIMVPRSQVISIRADQSPREFLPAIIAAAHSRYPVVGESLDEVIGVLLAKDLLPLILKEDQQNFDIKDLLRPATFVPESKRLNVLLREFRANHNHMAIVIDEYGGVAGLVTIEDVLEQIVGDIEDEHDVEEDSYIRPLPSGDFLVKALTPIDSFNEYFGSAFPDDEFDTVAGLVMSTFGHLPKRNEVTEIDGFRVRVLNADSRRVHMLRLSRTESA